The segment TCAATTTGATTGAAGCAATGAATAGGAAGTCTGTCGTTCAGGAAAAGGGATAGGAGGAATTTGATGGCTTTAGAAGCAGGTGCAATTTTATTTTTTGTTTTTGTCTTTTTATTGATTGTTGGAATGCCCATTGCAATCAGTATCGCTTTTTCATCGATGCTCACGTTGTTATTAGTGATTCCCTTTGATGTCGCAGCGTTTAGTTCTGCGCAAAAAATGGTCGGGAGTATCAATAGTTTCTCATTGATTGCCATTCCATTTTTCGTTTTTTCAGGAATCATTATGAACCATGGTGGGATTGCTAAAAAATTAGTTGATTTTGCTATGTTGTTTGTTGGTCGGATCCCTGGGTCTTTGGCCCATACGAATGTTTTAGGAAACGCATTGTTCGGCTCAATCTCCAGTTCGGCGATTGCTACTTCGACAGCGATTGGGGGCGTGCTGATTCCGCAACAAGTCGAAGAAGGGTACGATCGTAAATTTGCGACAGCAGTCAATATTGCTTCGGCACCTACAGGGATGGTGATCCCACCAAGTACAGCATTTATCATGTATTCTTTAGTTGCCGGAGGCGCTTCGATCTCAGCTCTATTTATGGGTGGCTATTTAGTGGGAGCTTTGTGGTCGTTAGGAATCATGCTCGTTGCATTTGTAGTGGCGAAGAAAAATAAATATCCGACAGTACCAAAAGGACAAGGGAAGCAAGTCGGAAAAGTGTTAAAAGAAGCAATCCCAAGTTTAGCTTTGATCGTTATCATCATTGGTGGTATTTTAACAGGATTCTTCACAGCTATCGAAGCATCTGCGATTGCGGTATTGTATTCTTTATTGATCTCCATGTTCTTCTACAAGACAGTGAAACTACAAGATATACCAAAGATGTTGGTACAATCCGTGGCGATGTCGGGAACGATCATGTTTTTATTAGCGACGTCTTCCATGATGTCATTCGCTATGGCATTTACTGGGATACCTCAAGCAATCAGCAGTCTGATCATTGGAGTCACTGATAATCGCTTCATTATTTTATTATTGATCAATATCATTTTGTTACTTGTTGGGATGTTTATGGATGTCGCGCCAGCGATTTTGATTTTTACGCCGATTTTCTTGCCGATCGCGACAAGTGTTGGTGTCGATCCAGTCCACTATGGCTTATTTTCGATCATGAATCTTTGTGTCGGTTCCATTACCCCACCAGTAGGTACCGGACTATATGTAGGAGCGAGTGTTGGTGGAGTTAAAGCAGAAGCAATGTTGAAGCCGCTGTTACCATTTTACGGTGTCATATTAACAGTTTTATTGTTGATTACGTATTTCCCCAAAATCGTGATGTGGTTACCGGATCTATTAGGATAAAGGAGAAACCATGATGAAATTAAACCTAGTCGCCAGAGGGCATGACTTGAGCCATGTACAAACCGTGGATGATTTAGCAAAAAAAGTGACTCAACAAAAAATTTCTACGCTACAATTGGCATTAAGTCGTTCATTTCCTACACTTCCATCAGATGGACAAGCCATCAATGCTGGAATGGGGCAATATATGAAAAATATTCTCGCAAAAGAAGGCATAAGTGTCGGTATCTTAAGCTGTTATATCAACATGATCCATCCTGATCTATTTGTTCGTGAAACGGTGCTTCGTCAATTTGAAAGATATCTCCAATATGCTGCAAGCTTCGGGGCGACGATGGTCGCAACCGAGACGGGGAGCGTGAGTGAAGCAGGTTATACAGAGAAGAACTTTTCGGAGGAGGCCTTTTCACAAATCGTTGAAGCGATTCGCCAGTTAGTGCGAGCTGGCGAAAAATATCGAATGATGGTCGGTATCGAACCAGGGTTGAATCATCCTTTGTATTCGCTTGATCGCGTAGCAGAGTTAATTGAAACAATCGATTCGGATTATCTGGGTATCATTTTAGATCCAACGAATTTGATCACTGCAGAAAATCATCACCAACAAGTTGGATTAGTTGAAGAAGCCTTTGAACGTTTTGGAGAAAAAATTTGCGGATTACATCTAAAAGACTACCTCGTTTCTGATGAAGGGAAGATTATCCCGGCTGATTTAGGTACGGGACTGATTGATTACGAAGCCATCGTAACAATCGCGCAGGAGCATCGTCCGTATCTTTATATCGTTTTAGAAGAAACAAAAGACGATGCGCTAAAGCACGCTGTCTCGATACTGAGTCACGTTACTGGATAAGAAAACGCAGGAATGTGCATTTGCTCATTATTGAGCAATGCGAAAGGGGAGATAGGCATGGAGAAAAAACACATCAATGGAAAAGAAGTCAATACGATGATTTCTGATCAATATGAGATTTATCACGTGAAAGATATCGTTAGTCAAAATAAAACGGTCTATCATCATCATGATTTCTATGAGATCCATGCCACTTTGGAAGGAGAAGCCATTTTTTATTTAGATGGTCGTCAGTTTACGATCCAATCAGGAAATGTTTTATTGATCCATTCAAGAGATCTGCATCGGATCGTTCGTCAATCAACTGATGTATTCGAGCGTGTCTACATGTTTATCACCCCTGCATTCTTAGAGAGTCGTTCCACCAAGTGGTCCAATCTATCCGCCTGTTTTTGGCCGATTGGTGAACGCCGAAGCCGGATATTACATATTGAACCACAAGTACTAAAAGAAAAACTTTCTTTTATCGACCAAACGTTGGATCGAAAAGATTATGGTGCAGATATTCGTTATGAACAAGCGCTAGTCGAATATTTGATTTTTCTCAACCGTATGGTACAGATCGAAGAACATATTTCGGAAGAAAATTTCACTGTACCAAATGAACGGTTAGAAAAAATGCTCCAATTTGTCGCAGAGAATTTGAGTGAACCCCTCTCACTCAAACAAATGGAAAAAGAATTTTTCATCAGTAAATATCACGTGACTCGCGAATTCAAAAAACATACTGGTTTTACCTTTCATCAATACGTGATGAAGAAAAAACTACTTTATTCAAAACAACTATTAAGAGAGTACGGCAACTCAAGTTCCGTTTATAGTAAATGTGGTTTCGCTTCTTATCCTCACTATTTACGCGCATTCAAAACCGAATTTGGCGTAACTCCCAAAGAATTTTTGAAAAAAGATCTGGCAGGAGCGTTTGTTCATTATACGCATTATGAAGAAGAAAACAAAGATCCCTTTTAAATTATCGTTCTTTCCGATATAATTTCCTATATAGAAATAGGAGAGTGGAATATGGAAAATAAAAAACCTTATGGGACCGTTTTAATCAAAGCTTCGCATATTTTAGATTATCTAGCAGAGCATCCAGATGCTTCATTACAAGAAATTGCAAAAGGTATCGACATGACGTCATCTACTGCATTAAAAATTTTAGATACGTTATCCATGATTGGTTATGTAAATAAAAATCAAGAAAAAAATTATCGTTTAGGTGGGAAACTGGTCCGATATGCAAACAAAAATATCGATCAAATCGATCTAGTTGAACGTACTTTGCCATTTTTGGAAAAACTACAACAAACAATTGATGAAACCATTCATCTAGGTATTTTAGACAACAACGAGATTCTCTATGTCAATAAGTTGGACCCTAAAAATCAAACGATCCGTATGTCTTCAAAAATCGGTATCACGAGACCTTTATATAGTTCAGCAATGGGGAAAGCCGTCTTGGCGCATTTTACGGAAGAGCAATATCAACAGTATATCGAACAATGTCCTCTGGTCCCCTTCACTGAATATACAATTACCAATTCTTTAAAACTAAAAAAAGAGATCCAGCAAGTTAAACAAACAAAAATCGCCTTCGATGATGAAGAAGTCGAAAAAGACATTTTTTGCATCGGTACCTCTTTAGTTCATGAGAACCAGGTGGTTGGAGCGTTTAGTGTCAGTATGCCGAAATACCGATTAAGTGAAGAAAGCAAGGCTCAAATCATTCAAACGATCCTGCAAACGAAAGAAGAAATCGAAAAAACTTTTGAAAAAAGCTAAAAAGCGTTTGCGTTTTTTTATTCCTGCCGTATAATGAAGATGTAAATTTCTTTATTGTAAACTATAATTTCCAAATAAGAAATGGGTGGGAAGATGAAAAAAATGGATATCTTATCTCGTTTGAAACAAGCGGGAGTTATTGCAGTCGTACGAGGAGCAACAAATGAAGAAGCACTGAATGCTTGTCACGCGATTATCAAAGGCGGACTAACTGGCATTGAGTTGACTTTCACCGTGCCACAAGCAGATCGAGTAATTAAAGAACTAGTAGAAACCTACAAAGACCAACAGGATGTGGTGATCGGTGCAGGGACAGTGTTGGATGCTATTACTGCGCGTTTAGCGATTTTAGCAGGTGCTGAGTATATCGTCAGCCCCTGTTTTGATCAGGAAACCGCAGAACTATGCAATTTATACCAAATCCCTTATTTACCAGGATGTATGACGATCGATGAAATCAAAACAGCGCTAAAAAGTGGCGTAGACATCGTCAAACTATTTCCTGGAAGTGCTTTCGGTCCAAGTATCATCTCTGCATTCAAAGCGCCGATGCCCCATGTCAATATCATGCCTACTGGTGGGGTCAGTTTAGAAAACATGCAAGAATGGTTTGAGGCAGGCGTGATCACTGTTGGTGTTGGTGGGAACTTGTTGGCTCCAGCAGCTCATGGAGATTTTGAGGAAGTGACAAAAGTCGCACAACAATATGCGGCAAAAATGAAAGAAATTACGAGGTAACCGCTGATGGGAAGAGTCGTGACACTCGGAGAAATCATGCTACGCTTGTCGACAGAACAGGGACAACGGTTACAAGACAGTGATCATTTTTGCGCGCATTATGGCGGTGGGGAAGCGAATGTCGCGATCTCATTAGCAAATTATGGACATATGGTTTCGTTCATGTCAAAAGTCCCAGAACATTCACTGGGTCTGGCAGTCGAAAAACACTTACGAAGCTATGGGGTAGATACTAGCCTACTGCTGAAAGGCGGCCCTCGGCTTGGCACATATTATATGGAAACAGGGATCGGTGAACGTGCGGCTTCAGTCATTTATGATCGTGCTGGTTCTAGTTTCGCGGTGATGGATCGCTTGGAATGGTCACTAGAGGATTGTTTTAAGGGAGTCGATCTATTCCATGTTTCAGGAATCACACCGGCATTATCAGAAAATTGGCGATGGCTGACAAAAGAACTTATGGAAGCAGCCAAACAAGCAGGTTGTCAAATCAGTTTTGATATCAATTATCGGGGCAAGCTGTGGACACAACAAGAAGCGGGTAAAGTGTTAGAACAATTATTACCACTCGTTGATATTTGTTCAGCGGGTGAGATGGATGCGCTTTATTTGTTAGGGATAGCAAAAGCACCTGAAACGACAGTAAATCCACTTATTTATTATTACGAAAAAATGCAAGAAAGATTTCCCAACATCCAAACGTTTTACTCAACCAAACGTACGGTGCATTCAGCGAGTGAAAATGATCTACAAGGTACCTTGTGGATGAAGGATAGCTATTTCGAATCGCCGCTTCATCAAGTCACTTCGATCGTTGATCGTGTGGGTGGAGGAGATGCGTTTGCTGGGGGATTGCTTCATGGAATTTTAGAAGAGATGCAACCACAAGCAATTATTGATTTTGCGACAGCAGCCTCTGCGTTGAAACACACGATTCATGGAGATTGCAACCAATTCAATCAAGCAGAAGTTGCTAGTTTTATCACTAGCGGTTCTGGAAAAATCATTCGATAAAGGAGAGTCTATCAACATGCAAGAAATGGAAACACGTTATACACATAGCCCAGAGGATATCCGTCATTATTCAACAGAACAATTGAGAAATGAATTTTTGGTAGAGAAAGTATTTGTTCCAGGGAAAATCAGTCTTACTTATACGCACAATGATCGTATGATCTTCGGCGGTGTAACACCAACAACTCATCCATTAGAAATCAAACTAGATAAAGAACTAGGTGTTACTTATTTCCTAGAACGTCGCGAGCTTGGTGTGATCAACATCGGCGGACTCGGATTCATTGAAATCGACGGTGAAAAAGAAGAAATGAAGAAACAAGATGGGTATTACATCGGTAAAGAAACGGAGCATGTAGTTTTCTCCTCGGTAGATCCAGAAAACCCTGCAAAATTTTACATCAGTTCTGTGCCAGCACATCACAAATATCCAAATGTAAAAATCAGCATCGATCAAGTGAAACCCATGGAAACAGGCGAAGGCGTCACATTGAATGAGCGCAAAATCTACCAATATATCCATCCAAACGTTTGTGAAAGCTGTCAATTACAGATGGGTTATACCATTTTAGAACCGGGTAGTTCATGGAACACGATGCCTTGTCATACACATGAACGTCGCATGGAAGCTTATGTTTACTTTGATTATGCAAATGAAGATACACGTGTGTTCCATATGATGGGTAAACCAGATGAAACCAAACATTTAGTCGTAGATAATGAACGAGCCGTGATTTCGCCAAGTTGGTCGATCCACTCAGGTGTTGGCACAAGCAATTATTCGTTTATCTGGGCAATGTGTGGTGAAAATATCACCTATACAGATATGGATATGGTATCAATGGATCAATTGAAATAGGAAAGGAAGATAAAAATGTCATTCAATATGGATATGTTTCGCTTAGACAATAAAGTCGCTTTAATCACCGGTGCGGTATACGGAATCGGTTTTGAGATTGCTCGCTCATTAGCAGAAGCTGGAGCAACGATCGTCTTCAATAATTTAACTCAGGAATCAGTAGATGAAGGGATTGCCAACTACAAAGAAATTGGCATTGAAGCAAAAGGCTATGTTTGTGATGTGACGGATGAGTCAGCAGTACAAGCAATGGTCAAACAAATCAAATCAGAAGTTGGTCCAATCGATATTTTGGTCAACAATGCAGGCATCATCAAACGTACACCAATGATCGAAATGGATGTGGCGGATTTCCGTCAAGTCATCGACGTAGACTTGAACGCACCATTTATCATGTCGAAAGCAGTCATCCCAGATATGATTGAAAAAGGTGGTGGGAAAATCATCAATATTTGTTCAATGATGAGTGAACTTGGCCGTGAGACAGTAAGTGCCTATGCTGCTGCTAAAGGCGGATTAAAAATGTTGACGAAAAACATTGCTTCAGAATATGGTCAGTACAACATTCAATGTAATGGGATCGGACCTGGCTATATCGCGACGTCGCAAACAGCGCCATTAAGAGAAACACAAGAAAACGGGGAGCGTCATCCATTTGACCAATTTATCGTTGGCCGTACACCAGCCGCTCGTTGGGGTGATCCAATCGACTTAGCTGGACCATCTGTCTTCTTAGCATCAAGTGCGTCTGATTTTGTTAACGGACATATCTTGTATGTAGATGGCGGTATCTTAGCTTATATCGGAAAACAACCATAATAAACAAAGAATGACGAGTGCATCGTATGCACTCGTCATTTTTATTTGCGCCGACCATATTTTGATAATGGGATGTCTCTGGCTTCGCACCATTCTTTGACCGGGCCAGAAAAAATCAAGGATTGTTTGGTTAAATCACTTGTTTTTGTTGCACCGACCATAGCATAGAGCATTCGTAGTTCTTCTTGCCACTGTGCCATAAGAGCAATCGTCTCCTCAATCCCGTGTGTCATGTAGTGCGTCAAGATCGTTCCGGAAATCCCTACAGCGTTCGCACCAAGACACAATGCTTTAAAGATATCATAAGCATTTCGTATGCCACCCGAAGCAATGATTTCGGCGGCTGTATTTGCTTCGTTCGCTTCAAGTAAGGAGGACACAGTAGATTGCCCCCAATCCGTCAAATAAGCCAATTCACGTTTTTTACGACGAGCATTTTCGATTTGTGTGAAGCTTGTTCCGCTACGTCCACTGACGTCAATCGTCTTGATACCTAGTTCAGACAGTTCAATGATGGTCTCCCTCGTCATCCCAAAGCCCACTTCTTTTACGATCACTGGCACATCAAGAGTTTGTTGGATTTCTGAGATCAGTTCTTTCCACTGCGAAAAATCGCGATCCCCTTCAGGCATGACTAATTCTTGTGGTGCATTTAAATGGATCTGTAACGCATCCGCTTGGAAGAGTGCTACAGCTTCTTGGGCACGTGCGACAGAAGTACCAGCACCGACATTCGCTAAAATCTTCCCTTCAGGATAGACATCTCGCATCACCGTATAAGAATTTGCCAAGGAAGGATCTTTCAAGGCGGCGCTGACAGAACCGGTAGCAACCATCAATCCAGCACTTTTAGCAATCTGTGCAAGGTCATGATTGATCTTTTTTGTTTTTTCACTACCGCCAGTCATGGCATTGATATAGAAAGGACTAGAAAGAGTAAAACCTGCAACTTCTGTCTTCAAAGACACTTCATCGACCTTGCTTTGTGGAAGTGGATGATGGACAAGTCGAACGAAGTCAAATTCATTTATTTGTTTGTTGTGAAATGCTTTAGCTAATGATACATGTTCATCTTTTCGATTCATAACTTGTCCTCTTTCTGTTGATGGTAGACATGTAATGGAAGCGGGGTGATTTCAGCTTCTTCCCAAGCACTCATCAGTGGAAGGATACCTGATTTTTGGTCCACGATCACGATGCCACAATCCCCACCGCCAGCGCCAGAAGATTTCGCCGCGCCTTCAAATTGTTCAGCTAAACAACACAGTTTATTTAATGCTGGTGTTTCAATCAACACGCCAGTGATGGCAGACAGATCACGCAATAATTCACGATTTTTACGAATCATTTCTTGGATCAAAGCAACGTCGTTTTCTTTAAAACCTTGGATCATCGTGTTGACGCAAAGCGTACTATCTTCAAGGAATTGTTGATACGCCGCCATTTTATCTTCACGAGAGCGATGTACTTGGTCCACTAAGTCGGAAGTAGAGGCAGGACTACCAGTCCAACCAATCAATAAACGGAGATCTTCCGGAGTGTGTAAGGATTCAATAGATAAACCAGGCCAATCGAGCGCTAATAATTCACTGATCGTTTTACTTGATTCTTGTTCTTTGAGCCATTGGTGGTCAAAAGTGGAGAAGGCGATCCAACCACCATAACAGCTAGCCGCAATATCACCACAAGAACCATTGTCTTGGACAGCTAGATTAGCTAAGGCTGCAATTTTAAAAATCTCAAGCTGAGATAAATTCAGTGCATAAAATTGGTTCAATGCTCGTACAGTCGCTACCGCTACTGCGCCACTAGAACCTAGTCCATACTTCCTACCATTTGAGCTATCTAATTCACTGGTTACCTTCAAGTCATAAAATGAAAGAAGAATGTTTTTTTCCTGTGCATATTTCTCAGTTAAACGTATAGCAGCAAGGATATAATGGAACGGGTTTTCACGGATATCTAGAATGAGTTCGCCTTTTCGTCTTGTCCAACGCACAGGCATTTCGCTATATTGTGCAGATTGGATACTCCCGACTTTCCGAGCAGCTTTCACTGTTACTGTGACGAATTGATCGACTGCCACGATGATTGCAGGATGCCCCGTTTCGACAACTGCGTATTCTCCAGCGATATAAAGTTTTCCAGGTGCAGATACTTCAACCATAACAATCTCCCTTTATTCAATAATCGTGATTCCTTGCCCAGCATGAGCAAGAATCACTTGTTGACGACTAAATAATTCAATGAATTTTGCTTGAACAGCCGTTTGATTTTTCTTTTCAACTAATACTTTGACGTTTGGGCCTGCATCCATCGTGAAATAGCAAGGAATGCCTGAAGCACGTAGTTCACGAACCGTTTGCATCGCCTTCAGACTATCTGGAGACCAGTAGGTGAAGGGTGGATTAGCCGCTAACGTGGTGCCGTGCATTTTTAACCCATTTCGCTCCATGATTTCGCCCATTTTTTGGAACGATTTTTCAGCGATTGCTTGTTTCAGCTCCCGTAGATCTGTTTCGACTGAATCAAGCCACCCTTGATAAAAATGTGAAGTTTTCACTGTTCGGCGCATTCCATCACGACTAGATACATCTTTTTGTTGATCATTGATCAATACAAATACCATGGCGAGTTCGTCTTCAAATCCATTAGAAGGGATTTGTTGCGCATATGAAGTTTGGTCATCATGCCCTTTTTCCCATTCCACGAAGCCACCAAAAATACTACGACAAGCAGAGCCAGAGCCGCGACGAGCTAGTCTGGACAGGGATTGTTTATCCAATTCTAGTCCTAGGGCTTCATTACAGGCGCCGGCTAACGCAGCTAGACCGCTTGCAGAGGAAGCTAACCCTGCGGCTGTTGGAACAAAGTTATGGCTGATCACTTTTGCGCGTTTGTTTGTATTCGCTTGTATGCGTACAAGATCAAGGAAGCGACTGACTTTTTTGGTGGCTGCTTCTGTTTGTAATTCATGATCTAAATAGAACAGATCGTCTGTGAACGAATCTGAAAAAATCACTTCGGTTTCTGTGTAGAAAGCATCGAGAGTGAGAGATAAACTGTTGTTCATCGGAAGAATCAATTCTTCATTTTTTTTGCCCCAATATTTGATCAAGGCGATATTTGTATAAGCACGGGCTTTACCACTAAGCATAGGTATGTACTCCTAATCCTTGAATCCAAGTTTCAGCTGCGCCTGCTTGTATTAGTGCGTGGCTGATTTCTTGAGCTTCTGTTTTTGTTTGTGCTAAGGCAATCATACATCCACCACGTCCGCCACCGGTCAATTTTGCTCCTAAAGCGCCAGCAGCACGTGCGGTAGCGATCAGAGTATCTAAAAAGTCATTACTGATCGTCAAACTTTTTAGAATGCGCTGGGCATCATTCATTGCTTCAGCTAACTTTTCTGGCGAATTGTCGATAATTGCTTTTTTAGCTTGTTTCGTCAAGTATCCTAGTTGTTGGATTTTTTGTCCAGTTTTCTGCGCATCTTTCTCAAAAAGGTGTGCGACATCTTTCACCGCTGCACGTGTTTGTCCTTTGATTCCCGTATCAGCGACAATCAAGAAAGCATCGATATTCAACGCAAAATAATCAAAAGGATGGCCTTTTGTAAAATAAATCGGTTCGAATCCACTTGTTGCGGCAGCATCGATTCCACTGGGGTTTCCATGTGCGATTTTTTCAGAAACTTGCACATGCGCCAATAATTGTTCTCGTGATAATGGCAACTCATAGGCGGAATAAAAAGCTCGTGTGATCGCAGTAGCTACGGCTGCACTGGAACCCATTCCACGTTCTGCAGGGATGGTGCTTTCAATCGTTAAACGCAAGGTGTCTTGCACATGGTAGTGAGTTTTCAGACCAGCAATCAGCTGTTTGATATTATTCAACGCATGTGGTGCATCATGTAAATTTCCTATATAGTAGGAAGAAATAAGTTGATCTTTATTGAATGATTGGAGTGCTTCAAGTGTAGCTGTTACTTTTGTTGCATAAAACGGAAAGGCAATGGCAGGCTCGCCGTAAACGACAGCATGCTCACCCATTAAAATCAGTTTTCCACTCGATTCCCCTTGGCCATGAATTGCCATAATACAACTCCTTCTTTTCCTCTAAGAGTAGCTTTTTAACAAAAAATAAAGCGCCTATTACTATGTGCGCAATGTTTGTCCAAAAAAACAGTCCTTCTTTATTTTACTAAAACCAGTCAAGAAGTAAAATAAAGAATACGATTTCTCGACAAAAAACGTGATTTTCTTAATAAAATTTTGATTTTTCATAGGAAAGAATCTTGTCGATTTCGTTTGACACCACAAGATATTGGGGTTATATTTAGAAACATGAGAAAAAAACACTGTATTTAGTGGGAGAAGTGAGTTGGAGGGAAATGAGTGTGATTGTTTTAGCAGGAACGATAGGAGCAGGGAAATCAAGCTTAACAAAAATGATTGCTGACCATTTTAAGAGTCAGGCGTTTTACGAATCAATCGATGACAACGAAGTATTGCCTTTGTTTTATGCAAACCCTGAACAATATGCGTTTTTATTGCAAATTTATTTTTTGAATAAGCGATTTGCAAGTATCAAGCAAGCGATGCAAGAGGATAACAATGTGTTAGATCGTTCGATTTATGAAGATTCATTATTATTTCATTTAAATGCAGATCTTGGTCGAGCGACAGCGACAGAAGTCCAAGTCTACGATGAATTATTGGCGAACATGATGGAAGAATTGCCCTATGCGGCATCGAAAAAACATCCCGATCTATTGGTTCATATTCGCGTATCTTTTTCAACCATGTTAGAACGGATCGAAAAAAGAGGGCGGGCATATGAACAACTTTCTTTTGACCCTAGTCTCTATGAGTATTATCAAGAATTGAATCGCCGTTATGATGAATGGTATGAAGCTTACGATGAAAGTCCTAAGATCCAAATCGACGGTGACTGTTTGAACTTTGTGGAAGATGAAGCAGCTAGAGTACAAGTGTTACAAATGATTGAAGAAAAACTAATGGAGATCCGTGAAGAAGTCAGCATATAAAA is part of the Enterococcus mundtii genome and harbors:
- a CDS encoding phosphomevalonate kinase yields the protein MVEVSAPGKLYIAGEYAVVETGHPAIIVAVDQFVTVTVKAARKVGSIQSAQYSEMPVRWTRRKGELILDIRENPFHYILAAIRLTEKYAQEKNILLSFYDLKVTSELDSSNGRKYGLGSSGAVAVATVRALNQFYALNLSQLEIFKIAALANLAVQDNGSCGDIAASCYGGWIAFSTFDHQWLKEQESSKTISELLALDWPGLSIESLHTPEDLRLLIGWTGSPASTSDLVDQVHRSREDKMAAYQQFLEDSTLCVNTMIQGFKENDVALIQEMIRKNRELLRDLSAITGVLIETPALNKLCCLAEQFEGAAKSSGAGGGDCGIVIVDQKSGILPLMSAWEEAEITPLPLHVYHQQKEDKL
- the mvaD gene encoding diphosphomevalonate decarboxylase, which codes for MLSGKARAYTNIALIKYWGKKNEELILPMNNSLSLTLDAFYTETEVIFSDSFTDDLFYLDHELQTEAATKKVSRFLDLVRIQANTNKRAKVISHNFVPTAAGLASSASGLAALAGACNEALGLELDKQSLSRLARRGSGSACRSIFGGFVEWEKGHDDQTSYAQQIPSNGFEDELAMVFVLINDQQKDVSSRDGMRRTVKTSHFYQGWLDSVETDLRELKQAIAEKSFQKMGEIMERNGLKMHGTTLAANPPFTYWSPDSLKAMQTVRELRASGIPCYFTMDAGPNVKVLVEKKNQTAVQAKFIELFSRQQVILAHAGQGITIIE
- the mvk gene encoding mevalonate kinase, with protein sequence MAIHGQGESSGKLILMGEHAVVYGEPAIAFPFYATKVTATLEALQSFNKDQLISSYYIGNLHDAPHALNNIKQLIAGLKTHYHVQDTLRLTIESTIPAERGMGSSAAVATAITRAFYSAYELPLSREQLLAHVQVSEKIAHGNPSGIDAAATSGFEPIYFTKGHPFDYFALNIDAFLIVADTGIKGQTRAAVKDVAHLFEKDAQKTGQKIQQLGYLTKQAKKAIIDNSPEKLAEAMNDAQRILKSLTISNDFLDTLIATARAAGALGAKLTGGGRGGCMIALAQTKTEAQEISHALIQAGAAETWIQGLGVHTYA
- a CDS encoding deoxynucleoside kinase; its protein translation is MSVIVLAGTIGAGKSSLTKMIADHFKSQAFYESIDDNEVLPLFYANPEQYAFLLQIYFLNKRFASIKQAMQEDNNVLDRSIYEDSLLFHLNADLGRATATEVQVYDELLANMMEELPYAASKKHPDLLVHIRVSFSTMLERIEKRGRAYEQLSFDPSLYEYYQELNRRYDEWYEAYDESPKIQIDGDCLNFVEDEAARVQVLQMIEEKLMEIREEVSI